The proteins below come from a single Salinilacihabitans rarus genomic window:
- a CDS encoding phosphosulfolactate synthase → MSERAFDFLHVNDREGKPREKGITEIRGPYYDPMGPRELRDILETMGEYVDIYKFSGGSFALMPEAAVTELIDVCHEHDVQVSTGGFVEHVLIRDHDQVERYVEEAAELGFDIVEVSSGFLAIDVDDAVALTELVQDHDLKAKPEINVQFGAGGASSVEELESESSIDPTSAIEEGRRHLDAGAYKIMVESEGITERVREWRTDVAFEIATELGIENCVFEAADPEVFEWYIKQFGPKVNLFVDNSQIVELECMRSGLWGKKSTWGRIASYERE, encoded by the coding sequence ATGTCCGAGCGCGCGTTCGACTTCCTGCACGTCAACGACCGGGAGGGGAAACCGAGGGAGAAAGGGATCACCGAGATCCGCGGGCCCTACTACGACCCGATGGGGCCGCGGGAGTTGCGGGACATCCTGGAGACGATGGGCGAGTACGTCGACATCTACAAGTTCTCCGGCGGATCGTTCGCGCTGATGCCGGAGGCGGCCGTGACGGAGCTGATCGACGTCTGTCACGAACACGACGTCCAGGTCTCGACCGGCGGCTTCGTCGAGCACGTCCTGATCCGCGACCACGACCAGGTCGAGCGGTACGTCGAGGAGGCCGCCGAACTGGGGTTCGACATCGTCGAGGTATCTAGCGGCTTCCTCGCCATCGACGTCGACGACGCGGTCGCGCTGACCGAACTCGTCCAGGACCACGACCTGAAGGCGAAACCCGAGATCAACGTCCAGTTCGGCGCCGGCGGCGCCTCGAGCGTCGAGGAACTCGAGTCCGAGTCGTCGATCGACCCGACGAGCGCCATCGAGGAGGGCCGGCGGCACCTCGACGCCGGGGCGTACAAGATCATGGTCGAGTCCGAGGGGATCACCGAGCGGGTCCGCGAGTGGCGCACCGACGTCGCCTTCGAGATCGCCACCGAACTCGGGATCGAGAACTGCGTCTTCGAGGCCGCCGACCCCGAGGTGTTCGAGTGGTACATCAAGCAGTTCGGCCCGAAGGTGAACCTCTTCGTCGACAACTCCCAGATCGTCGAACTCGAGTGCATGCGCTCGGGGCTGTGGGGCAAGAAGTCGACGTGGGGCCGGATCGCGAGCTACGAGCGCGAGTGA
- a CDS encoding MmgE/PrpD family protein produces the protein MTTTRELAEFVQETSYGDLSPAVRDALKRRVLDSVGIAVAAAEAESTGVVDRTVADLEDGGPCTLWRRDRGASPVQAAMHNTALTRYLDYMDSFLAPGETPHPSDNLGAVVAAGEYADRSGEALLAGLAVAYEIQGELAWNAPVREKGFDHVTHTVVSAAAGAAKTLGLDVEATRDAIAIAGTAHNALRVTRTGGINEWKGIASANAARNAVYAAMLARNGMEGPRDLFEGQKGWQQVISGPFEVDLSPGERVHDVMTKRYVAETYAQSAVEGVIELARSEDIGPDEVAAIKLETFGGAKLIIGGGEGNRYEVETRAQADHSLPYMLAAALIDRDLSLEQYEPERIRRDDVQRLLRLVDVTEDPELTERFEAGEMPAVIDVTTDDGTTYRVEKDAFRGHPRDPMGWDELEEKFDAVAGERLGDDRRDDLVGTIRSLDERDVADLTALLA, from the coding sequence ATGACGACGACGCGCGAACTCGCCGAGTTCGTTCAGGAGACGTCGTACGGCGACCTCTCTCCGGCGGTCCGCGACGCGCTGAAGCGGCGCGTGCTCGACTCGGTCGGCATCGCGGTCGCCGCCGCGGAGGCGGAGTCGACCGGGGTCGTCGACCGGACGGTGGCCGATCTGGAGGACGGCGGCCCCTGTACCCTCTGGCGGCGCGACCGGGGCGCCTCGCCCGTTCAGGCGGCGATGCACAACACCGCGCTCACCAGGTACCTCGACTACATGGACTCGTTTCTCGCGCCGGGGGAGACGCCCCACCCGAGCGACAATCTCGGGGCCGTCGTCGCCGCGGGCGAGTACGCCGACCGCTCCGGCGAGGCGCTGCTCGCGGGGCTGGCGGTCGCCTACGAGATCCAGGGCGAACTGGCGTGGAACGCCCCCGTCCGCGAGAAGGGATTCGACCACGTCACCCACACCGTCGTCTCGGCGGCCGCGGGCGCCGCGAAGACGCTCGGCCTCGACGTCGAGGCGACCCGCGACGCCATCGCCATCGCCGGGACCGCCCACAACGCCCTCCGGGTGACCCGGACGGGCGGGATCAACGAGTGGAAGGGGATCGCGTCGGCGAACGCGGCCCGGAACGCCGTCTACGCGGCGATGCTCGCGCGCAACGGGATGGAGGGGCCGCGGGACCTCTTCGAGGGCCAGAAGGGCTGGCAGCAGGTGATCTCCGGCCCGTTCGAGGTCGACCTCTCGCCCGGCGAGCGCGTCCACGACGTGATGACCAAACGGTACGTCGCCGAGACGTACGCGCAGTCGGCCGTCGAGGGCGTGATCGAACTCGCCCGGAGCGAGGACATCGGTCCGGACGAGGTCGCGGCGATCAAACTCGAAACCTTCGGCGGCGCGAAACTCATCATCGGCGGCGGCGAGGGCAACCGCTACGAGGTCGAGACGCGGGCGCAGGCGGACCACTCGCTGCCGTACATGCTCGCGGCGGCGCTGATCGATCGCGACCTCTCGCTCGAACAGTACGAACCCGAGCGCATCCGCCGCGACGACGTCCAGCGGCTGTTGCGCCTCGTCGACGTGACCGAGGATCCGGAACTCACCGAGCGCTTCGAGGCGGGGGAGATGCCCGCCGTGATCGACGTCACGACCGACGACGGCACCACCTACCGCGTCGAGAAAGACGCCTTCCGCGGCCACCCGCGGGACCCGATGGGGTGGGACGAACTCGAGGAGAAGTTCGACGCCGTCGCCGGCGAGCGCCTCGGCGACGACCGCCGCGACGACCTCGTCGGGACGATCCGTTCGCTCGACGAACGCGACGTGGCCGACCTGACGGCGTTGCTGGCGTAG
- a CDS encoding EthD domain-containing protein, producing the protein MYKHVACLVRKEGTSHGEFVDYWQTHHTPIARDIEGVVRYHTVVPTDPEHSEFDGVAELYFESLDDLHDALGSPGSRDYDPTKAVAAKAREDVDEFLAIDERPRFIGEEVVQKDAVGGDTNGLYKHSAFLVRKEGLTHEEFRDYWETQHTPLARDIEGVVRYHTVYPTDPENAEFDGVAELYFETLEDLHDALGSPGSRDYDPTKAVAAKAREDVDEFLAIDERPRFIGRETVRKDATEGVEGY; encoded by the coding sequence ATGTACAAGCACGTCGCCTGCCTCGTCCGCAAGGAGGGAACGAGCCACGGGGAGTTCGTCGACTACTGGCAGACCCACCACACCCCCATCGCGCGCGACATCGAGGGCGTCGTCCGCTACCACACCGTGGTGCCGACCGATCCCGAACACAGCGAGTTCGACGGCGTCGCGGAACTCTACTTCGAGAGCCTCGACGACCTCCACGACGCGCTCGGCAGTCCCGGCAGCCGCGACTACGACCCGACCAAAGCGGTCGCCGCGAAAGCCCGCGAGGACGTCGACGAGTTCCTCGCCATCGACGAGCGCCCCCGGTTCATCGGCGAGGAGGTCGTACAGAAGGACGCGGTCGGCGGCGACACGAACGGGCTCTACAAACACTCCGCGTTCCTCGTCCGCAAGGAGGGGCTGACCCACGAGGAGTTCCGCGACTACTGGGAGACCCAGCACACCCCGCTCGCGAGGGACATCGAGGGGGTGGTGCGGTACCACACGGTCTACCCGACCGACCCCGAGAACGCGGAGTTCGACGGCGTCGCCGAACTCTACTTCGAGACTCTGGAGGACCTCCACGACGCGCTGGGGTCGCCCGGCAGTCGCGACTACGACCCGACCAAAGCGGTCGCCGCGAAGGCCCGCGAGGACGTCGACGAGTTCCTCGCCATCGACGAGCGCCCCCGGTTCATCGGCCGGGAGACCGTCCGGAAGGACGCGACCGAGGGGGTCGAGGGCTACTGA
- the paaK gene encoding phenylacetate--CoA ligase PaaK has translation MPYHDIEAAPRDELAARQRERLRETVRRAYERVPFYRDRLDEAGVAPGDIESLADLERLPFTTKEDFREAYPDGLFAVDWADVRRIHASSGTTGKPKVVAYTEGDLDVWRQVMARSLAAAGVEPGGTVQNAYGYGLFTGGLGFHDGAEELGTTVVPTGAGETAKQLQLLEDLEADVLACTPSYCLYLAEAAAERGIDPRDLPLSTVTIGAEPFTDPMREEIESALDVTAVDVYGLSEVIGPGVSVECAQAQDGLHVWEDHFYPEVIDPQTGEVLADGEEGELVLTTLTKEALPVLRYRTGDVTTLTAEPCECGRTAVRMDNVAGRTDDLLVVRGINVYPSQIEAAIVDLEAVAPHYRIDLRREGRLDRIEITVERHESYDGSPAALEERVASRLDDVLGVTPDALRVVEPGELERTTVGKVTRVYDHRE, from the coding sequence ATGCCGTACCACGACATCGAGGCGGCCCCGCGGGACGAACTCGCGGCGCGCCAGCGCGAGCGCCTCCGCGAGACCGTCCGCCGGGCGTACGAGCGCGTGCCGTTCTACCGCGACCGACTGGACGAGGCGGGCGTCGCCCCGGGCGATATCGAGTCGCTCGCCGACCTCGAACGCCTGCCCTTTACGACCAAGGAGGACTTCCGCGAGGCGTACCCGGACGGGCTGTTCGCCGTCGACTGGGCCGACGTCCGCCGGATCCACGCCTCCTCGGGGACGACGGGGAAGCCGAAGGTCGTCGCCTACACCGAAGGCGACCTCGACGTCTGGCGGCAGGTGATGGCGCGCTCGCTGGCCGCCGCGGGCGTCGAACCGGGCGGGACGGTCCAGAACGCCTACGGCTACGGCCTCTTTACGGGCGGACTCGGCTTCCACGACGGCGCGGAGGAACTCGGGACGACGGTCGTCCCCACCGGCGCGGGCGAGACGGCGAAACAGCTCCAGCTACTCGAGGACCTCGAAGCCGACGTGCTGGCGTGTACGCCGTCGTACTGCCTCTACCTCGCCGAGGCGGCCGCGGAGCGGGGGATCGACCCGCGTGACCTCCCGCTGTCGACGGTCACCATCGGCGCGGAGCCGTTCACCGACCCGATGCGCGAGGAGATCGAGTCGGCCCTCGACGTGACCGCGGTCGACGTCTACGGCCTCTCGGAGGTCATCGGCCCCGGCGTCTCCGTCGAGTGCGCGCAGGCCCAGGACGGCCTCCACGTCTGGGAGGACCACTTCTACCCCGAAGTGATCGACCCCCAGACGGGCGAGGTCCTGGCGGACGGCGAGGAGGGCGAACTCGTCCTGACGACGCTGACGAAGGAGGCCCTGCCGGTGCTTCGCTACCGGACGGGCGACGTGACGACGCTCACCGCCGAACCGTGCGAGTGCGGGCGGACGGCCGTGCGGATGGACAACGTCGCCGGCCGGACCGACGACCTGCTGGTCGTCCGGGGCATCAACGTCTACCCGAGCCAGATCGAGGCGGCGATCGTCGACCTCGAGGCGGTCGCGCCCCACTACCGGATCGACCTCCGGCGGGAGGGCCGCCTCGACCGGATCGAGATCACGGTCGAACGCCACGAGTCCTACGACGGCTCCCCCGCGGCCCTCGAGGAGCGGGTCGCGTCCCGCCTCGACGACGTCCTCGGCGTCACTCCCGACGCCCTCCGGGTAGTCGAGCCGGGTGAACTGGAGCGGACGACGGTCGGGAAGGTCACGCGGGTGTACGACCACCGGGAGTGA
- a CDS encoding cupin domain-containing protein — MYSMVTLENVEPRELEGQVPTLLPVGYELRPEEMRPNVWQYEAGEENAFHRQTEQEELYVVLDGAISMTVERGDDRDVLELEPHDVVVVPPHSWRQLRAVEPSTVLVVGAPNVKDDAVVEE; from the coding sequence ATGTACTCGATGGTCACGCTCGAAAACGTCGAACCGCGCGAACTCGAAGGGCAGGTGCCCACGCTCCTGCCGGTGGGGTACGAACTCCGGCCCGAGGAGATGCGGCCCAACGTCTGGCAGTACGAGGCCGGCGAGGAGAACGCCTTCCACCGGCAGACCGAACAGGAGGAACTGTACGTCGTCCTCGACGGGGCGATCTCCATGACCGTCGAGCGCGGGGACGACCGCGACGTGCTCGAACTCGAACCGCACGACGTCGTCGTCGTGCCGCCGCACTCGTGGCGCCAGTTGCGGGCCGTCGAGCCGAGCACCGTCCTCGTCGTCGGCGCGCCGAACGTCAAAGACGACGCCGTCGTCGAGGAGTGA
- a CDS encoding PQQ-binding-like beta-propeller repeat protein has translation MTYDTSRRRLLATLGAATVGSAGCLAPVTRTALEGDPAPLEGSRDGTSQTTPDGVAQFRGSLERWGYYPDETVPDAVERAWRLPEVNTGEHTAAKASATPLPDGGVVLPGDTGTVTALSPDGEVRWEAYTDTWGRGVHGTPAVADGRVYVGAYDGALYAFDAETGDRVWRRKLGGSIGASPLYYDGVVFMAVEYPDPDGSMFAVDAETGAVLWEDAESLPTDHPHSTPALDLDAERLVVGANDGVLYGWDTETLELAWTFETSPENGTNGQIKGPIATYDGGAFFGSWDRRVYRVDLEDGTEDWSFETGWLSMTGPAIDPTIPAVFAGSHDGNLYALDPGTGEERWRFGTRGALTGCPTVCADRVVFGSKDRTLYAVEKESGEEVWRVDHEGVVTSTPLVHDGAIYYAERAPNPPTSGEDQDESEIDVDGGGYKLVAAE, from the coding sequence ATGACGTACGACACCTCCCGCCGGCGGCTGCTGGCGACGCTCGGCGCCGCGACGGTCGGATCGGCGGGCTGTCTCGCTCCCGTCACGCGGACGGCCCTCGAAGGGGACCCGGCGCCGCTCGAAGGGTCGCGCGACGGAACCTCGCAGACGACTCCGGACGGCGTCGCGCAGTTTCGCGGCTCGCTCGAACGCTGGGGGTACTACCCCGACGAGACCGTCCCCGACGCGGTCGAGCGGGCGTGGCGGCTGCCCGAGGTCAACACGGGCGAGCACACCGCAGCGAAGGCGAGCGCCACCCCCCTCCCCGACGGCGGGGTCGTCCTCCCCGGCGACACGGGTACCGTCACCGCGCTCTCGCCCGACGGCGAGGTCCGCTGGGAGGCGTACACCGACACGTGGGGTCGCGGCGTCCACGGCACCCCCGCGGTCGCCGACGGCCGGGTCTACGTCGGCGCCTACGACGGCGCGCTCTACGCCTTCGACGCCGAGACCGGCGACCGGGTGTGGCGGCGGAAACTCGGCGGCTCGATCGGCGCGAGCCCGCTCTACTACGACGGCGTCGTCTTCATGGCCGTCGAGTACCCCGACCCGGACGGCAGCATGTTCGCCGTCGACGCCGAGACCGGCGCCGTCCTGTGGGAGGACGCCGAGAGCCTGCCGACCGACCACCCCCACTCCACCCCGGCGCTCGACCTCGACGCGGAGCGTCTCGTCGTCGGCGCCAACGACGGGGTCCTCTACGGCTGGGACACCGAGACGCTCGAACTGGCGTGGACGTTCGAGACCAGCCCCGAGAACGGGACGAACGGCCAGATAAAGGGGCCGATCGCCACCTACGACGGCGGCGCCTTCTTCGGTTCGTGGGACCGGCGCGTCTACCGCGTCGACCTCGAGGACGGCACCGAGGACTGGTCGTTCGAGACCGGCTGGCTGTCGATGACCGGCCCGGCGATCGATCCGACGATCCCCGCGGTGTTCGCCGGCAGCCACGACGGCAACCTCTACGCGCTCGACCCCGGGACGGGCGAGGAACGCTGGCGGTTCGGCACGCGCGGGGCGCTCACCGGCTGTCCGACCGTCTGCGCCGACCGCGTCGTCTTCGGCTCGAAGGACCGCACCCTCTACGCCGTAGAGAAGGAAAGCGGCGAGGAGGTCTGGCGCGTCGACCACGAGGGGGTCGTGACGAGCACGCCGCTGGTCCACGACGGCGCGATCTACTACGCCGAGCGCGCGCCCAACCCGCCGACCTCCGGGGAGGACCAGGACGAGTCCGAGATCGACGTCGACGGCGGCGGCTACAAGCTGGTCGCGGCGGAGTGA
- a CDS encoding chromosome segregation ATPase: MVHGLDIGTGALRAVRDGPDGPAVDAAPPVALPADADALDAAGLDPADLLTVEREGTTYVLGDDALAAADALDAEATSLLSHGYLSVDDGAETAFDALVADLLPDGGDERICYTTPGPLVDEAEATDAHRRAVESVLGDREFDPTPITKGFAVVYDQLETDNYTGLGVCIEDETTSVALSYYGVPALAFALAKGSEWVVERAAAETGHAREQVRSVLEEFALDPNAATDDIESALARALDDLAAELIDAIAAEAAERDVQQGIAVPVAVAGDRAVEGVEFLLGGRFDAADLPFSVRGVRLADDPAESTARGALEAARDDVDAYEAVTWSEAAGAADGTEDDDAAAASLAFDEGETIDAPGDVDGRADEAIDQLFDRLANRDEEIENVAEEVETLGEDLEYVEERSATVDEVAALDERLDEVAADLSTVADDVDDRAPADDVEALEADLDDLSGALDDLDAALDALDDEVSDLEDEAASDRSELRGDLESLEGDLADVEASLDETDDALSAVTADVASLDERTSDLDERTATVEERADSLDDRFEEACTRVEDVSGRVEEQSTRLGGLSGRLEELSERTDARFDDLEATVEDGLADLEDGVESTADDLADLRADVTDLEGAAASEAAVEGVREDVADLDADLDALDDDVSDLEESVAAVSATVEGLDGRAASRDAVASLESNLDDLDEAVADLEADAAAEADLIEVRETLAATRERVGALDEDLDALTDDADALEDRVVGLECAAADRADAFVEGRPQRVGPLLERVGDVSDRLDALATDVESALDRIDAVESDVDAVASLESNVAALEERTADLEAATATVDDLEAAVAALEADLDALDPADDGSATGEEVALETVQSDVSALEDRLESLDASLDGLECDAVADDRVAALEGSVARLEERFDAVIEQEEVPDAGLAEEFDAVRADLDEAMAAIDALEGAVAALEDRESPADDGSATRDADEITARVTAIEERLEAAESGADGDGGEAAVATPVLAGGGAAGIVAGAVTTLSGDARLGPAALALGVVLLALSVAVARR; encoded by the coding sequence ATGGTACACGGTCTCGACATCGGAACGGGGGCGCTCCGTGCAGTCCGGGACGGCCCCGACGGCCCCGCGGTCGACGCGGCGCCGCCGGTCGCGCTCCCGGCCGACGCGGACGCCCTCGACGCGGCGGGACTCGACCCGGCCGACCTGCTGACGGTCGAGCGCGAGGGGACGACGTACGTCCTCGGCGACGACGCGCTCGCGGCCGCCGACGCCCTCGACGCGGAGGCGACGTCGCTGCTCTCGCACGGCTACCTGTCGGTCGACGACGGCGCGGAGACGGCGTTCGACGCGCTCGTCGCCGACCTCCTCCCCGACGGCGGAGACGAACGCATCTGTTACACGACGCCCGGCCCGCTGGTCGACGAGGCGGAGGCGACCGACGCCCACCGCAGGGCCGTCGAGTCGGTCCTCGGCGACCGCGAGTTCGACCCGACGCCGATCACGAAGGGGTTCGCCGTCGTCTACGACCAGCTAGAGACGGACAACTACACCGGCCTCGGCGTCTGCATCGAGGACGAGACGACGAGCGTCGCGCTGTCGTACTACGGCGTCCCGGCGCTGGCGTTCGCGCTCGCGAAGGGCAGCGAGTGGGTCGTCGAGCGGGCGGCCGCCGAGACCGGCCACGCCCGCGAACAGGTCAGGTCCGTCCTCGAGGAGTTCGCGCTCGACCCGAACGCGGCGACCGACGATATCGAGAGCGCGCTGGCGCGGGCGCTCGACGACCTCGCCGCGGAGTTGATCGACGCCATCGCCGCCGAGGCCGCCGAGCGCGACGTCCAGCAGGGGATCGCCGTCCCCGTCGCCGTCGCGGGCGACCGCGCCGTCGAGGGCGTCGAGTTCCTCCTCGGCGGCCGGTTCGACGCGGCCGACCTCCCCTTCTCCGTCCGCGGGGTCAGACTCGCCGACGACCCCGCGGAGAGCACGGCCCGGGGCGCGCTCGAAGCCGCCCGCGACGACGTCGACGCCTACGAGGCGGTCACCTGGTCCGAGGCGGCGGGTGCGGCCGACGGGACCGAGGACGACGACGCGGCCGCCGCGTCGCTCGCGTTCGACGAGGGCGAGACGATCGACGCACCGGGCGACGTCGACGGCCGCGCCGACGAGGCGATCGACCAGCTGTTCGACCGCCTCGCCAACCGCGACGAGGAGATCGAGAACGTCGCCGAGGAGGTCGAAACCCTCGGCGAGGACCTCGAGTACGTCGAGGAGCGAAGCGCCACCGTCGACGAGGTCGCGGCCCTCGACGAGCGCCTCGACGAGGTCGCCGCGGACCTCTCGACCGTCGCGGACGACGTCGACGACCGCGCGCCGGCCGACGACGTCGAGGCCCTCGAAGCCGACCTCGACGACCTGTCCGGGGCCCTCGACGACCTCGATGCCGCCCTCGACGCGCTCGACGACGAGGTTTCGGACCTCGAGGACGAAGCCGCGTCCGACCGCTCGGAACTGCGGGGGGATCTGGAGTCGCTCGAAGGGGACCTCGCGGACGTCGAGGCGAGCCTCGACGAGACCGACGACGCGCTCTCGGCGGTCACCGCGGACGTGGCGTCGCTCGACGAGCGGACCAGCGATCTCGACGAGCGAACCGCGACCGTCGAGGAACGGGCCGACTCGCTCGACGACCGGTTCGAGGAGGCGTGCACCCGCGTCGAGGACGTCTCCGGGCGGGTCGAGGAGCAGTCGACGCGGCTCGGGGGACTCTCCGGCCGGCTCGAAGAGCTGTCGGAGCGCACCGACGCCCGGTTCGACGACCTCGAAGCGACCGTCGAGGACGGACTGGCCGACCTCGAGGACGGGGTCGAGTCGACCGCGGACGACCTCGCGGACCTGCGGGCCGACGTGACCGACCTCGAAGGGGCGGCCGCGAGCGAGGCCGCCGTCGAGGGCGTCCGCGAGGACGTCGCCGACCTCGACGCGGACCTCGACGCGCTCGACGACGACGTCTCCGACCTCGAAGAGTCGGTCGCCGCCGTCTCCGCCACCGTCGAGGGGCTCGACGGCCGGGCGGCCTCCCGCGACGCCGTCGCGTCGCTCGAATCGAACCTCGACGACCTCGACGAGGCGGTCGCCGACCTCGAAGCCGACGCGGCCGCCGAGGCGGACCTGATCGAGGTCCGCGAGACGCTCGCGGCGACCCGCGAGCGCGTCGGGGCGCTCGACGAGGACCTCGACGCGCTGACCGACGACGCGGACGCCCTCGAAGACCGGGTCGTCGGCCTCGAGTGTGCCGCCGCCGACCGCGCCGACGCGTTCGTCGAGGGCCGCCCGCAGCGAGTCGGCCCGCTCCTCGAACGCGTCGGCGACGTCTCCGACCGCCTCGACGCGCTGGCGACGGACGTCGAGTCGGCCCTCGACCGGATCGACGCCGTCGAGAGCGACGTCGACGCCGTCGCGTCGCTCGAATCGAACGTCGCGGCCCTCGAGGAGCGGACGGCGGACCTCGAGGCCGCGACGGCGACGGTCGACGACCTCGAAGCGGCGGTCGCGGCCCTCGAAGCCGACCTCGACGCGCTCGATCCGGCCGACGACGGGAGCGCGACCGGCGAGGAGGTCGCCCTCGAAACCGTCCAGTCGGACGTGTCGGCGCTCGAAGACCGCCTCGAGTCGCTGGACGCGAGCCTCGACGGCCTCGAGTGCGACGCCGTCGCCGACGACCGCGTCGCCGCGCTCGAAGGGAGCGTCGCTCGCCTCGAGGAGCGGTTCGACGCGGTGATCGAGCAGGAGGAGGTGCCCGACGCCGGACTGGCCGAGGAGTTCGACGCCGTTCGGGCGGACCTCGACGAGGCGATGGCGGCCATCGACGCCCTCGAGGGGGCGGTCGCGGCCCTCGAAGACCGCGAGTCGCCGGCCGACGACGGGAGCGCGACCCGCGACGCGGACGAGATTACGGCGCGCGTCACGGCCATAGAGGAGCGCCTCGAAGCGGCAGAGTCGGGAGCCGACGGCGACGGCGGCGAGGCGGCCGTCGCGACCCCGGTGCTCGCCGGCGGGGGCGCCGCGGGCATCGTCGCCGGCGCGGTCACGACCCTCTCCGGCGACGCCCGACTGGGGCCCGCGGCCCTCGCGCTCGGCGTGGTGTTGCTCGCGCTCTCGGTCGCGGTCGCGAGGCGGTAG
- a CDS encoding HD domain-containing protein, protein MPAGDRDYETQVREAFPELAEIGDSDLRERVVEAWTLGLERGGWRDVEDVPYAWNIHEVSNVEHVRGTTTVALRSAEVQREVHGADPDVDVLVAACLLHDVGKCYEYVDHVDAGLVDPDPTYCGEEIPHSISGYALAHEVGCPLAVQRAIPHFLGEVPERTLEAELVKSANSASSNAITQATMGITLQEWVEEYSQTTG, encoded by the coding sequence ATGCCGGCGGGCGACCGCGACTACGAGACGCAGGTGCGCGAGGCGTTCCCCGAACTCGCCGAGATCGGGGACTCCGACCTCCGCGAGCGGGTCGTCGAGGCCTGGACGCTGGGGCTCGAACGCGGCGGCTGGCGGGACGTCGAGGACGTCCCGTACGCCTGGAACATCCACGAGGTGAGCAACGTCGAACACGTCCGCGGGACGACGACGGTCGCCCTGCGGTCGGCCGAGGTCCAGCGGGAGGTCCACGGCGCCGACCCGGACGTCGACGTCCTCGTCGCCGCCTGCCTGCTCCACGACGTCGGCAAGTGCTACGAGTACGTCGACCACGTCGACGCGGGCCTCGTCGATCCCGATCCCACGTACTGCGGCGAGGAGATCCCCCACTCCATCTCGGGATACGCGCTGGCCCACGAGGTCGGCTGCCCGCTCGCGGTCCAGCGGGCCATCCCGCACTTCCTCGGTGAGGTCCCCGAGCGGACGCTCGAAGCCGAACTCGTCAAGAGCGCGAATTCGGCGAGTTCGAACGCCATCACGCAGGCGACGATGGGGATCACGCTACAGGAGTGGGTCGAGGAGTACTCGCAGACGACGGGGTGA
- a CDS encoding MFS transporter, with the protein MPIPTLRRLSRYDALALTAAIWFLAKFLRYAFPPLFGPFQATYGVSNAELGAAFTGFMLVYAATQFPSGVLADRLGSVTVIVAGAVVAAAAALSLTVDSPFPVLVGAMLVMGAGTGAHKTVAVRLLSRAYPARTGRALGILDTFGTFGGVAAPAAVVVASGVPFALGAGWRAVFLAAGVAGLALTAAFALRVPERLPNSSGAATSADGLGDVGVRQYAGLFLDVRFSTFVAVTVLFSFTYNGLVAFAPLYLTDEAGLAPATASLLYSALFAVSLVQLATGEVSDRVGTLPVIVCALGVAAAAMVALVALTGTGSAVVLGAALVAVGVGSHGFRPVRGAYLMAAVPDDIAGGSLGIVRTLLMGAGAVAPAVVGALSETVGFRPAFWLLAASVAAATVLSAALLVVGPAEST; encoded by the coding sequence ATGCCGATCCCGACGCTCCGTCGCCTCTCGCGGTACGACGCGCTGGCTCTGACGGCGGCGATCTGGTTTCTCGCGAAGTTCCTCCGGTACGCGTTCCCGCCGCTTTTCGGGCCGTTCCAGGCGACCTACGGCGTCTCGAACGCCGAACTCGGGGCGGCGTTCACCGGCTTCATGCTGGTCTACGCGGCGACGCAGTTCCCCTCGGGCGTGCTCGCGGACCGCCTCGGCTCGGTGACGGTGATCGTCGCGGGCGCGGTCGTCGCCGCGGCCGCGGCCCTCTCGCTGACCGTCGACTCGCCGTTTCCCGTCCTCGTCGGCGCGATGCTGGTGATGGGCGCGGGCACCGGCGCGCACAAGACCGTCGCCGTCCGGCTGCTCTCGCGGGCCTACCCCGCCCGGACGGGCCGGGCGCTGGGCATCCTCGACACGTTCGGCACCTTCGGGGGCGTAGCCGCGCCCGCGGCGGTCGTCGTCGCTTCGGGCGTCCCCTTCGCCCTCGGGGCCGGCTGGCGTGCGGTCTTCCTCGCCGCGGGGGTGGCCGGCCTCGCGCTGACGGCCGCGTTCGCGCTGCGGGTGCCCGAGCGGCTCCCGAACTCCTCGGGGGCGGCGACGAGCGCCGACGGCCTCGGCGACGTCGGCGTCCGGCAGTACGCCGGGCTCTTTCTCGACGTCCGGTTCTCGACGTTCGTCGCTGTCACGGTGTTGTTCTCGTTTACCTACAACGGGCTGGTCGCGTTCGCGCCGCTGTACCTCACCGACGAGGCGGGGCTGGCGCCGGCGACGGCGAGCCTGCTCTACAGCGCGCTGTTCGCGGTCAGCCTCGTTCAACTGGCGACGGGCGAGGTCAGCGACCGGGTCGGGACGCTCCCGGTCATCGTCTGCGCGCTCGGGGTCGCCGCGGCCGCGATGGTGGCGCTGGTCGCGCTCACGGGCACCGGCTCCGCGGTCGTCCTCGGGGCCGCGCTCGTCGCCGTCGGCGTCGGCTCCCACGGCTTCCGACCCGTCAGGGGCGCGTACCTGATGGCGGCCGTCCCCGACGACATCGCCGGCGGGAGCCTCGGCATCGTCCGGACGCTGCTGATGGGCGCGGGCGCGGTCGCCCCGGCGGTCGTCGGCGCCCTCTCGGAGACCGTCGGCTTCCGGCCCGCGTTCTGGCTGCTCGCGGCGTCGGTCGCGGCCGCGACGGTCCTGAGCGCGGCGCTGCTCGTCGTCGGCCCCGCGGAGTCGACCTGA